GTCCGCTCGTGGTATGCCCCTGACCGGGGTGACCGTTGCCGAGCGCGGCCGTCGTCGCCGGGTCGGTGCCCACGGGCGATTGGCGCAGTGGGAGCGCGCTTCCTTGACACGGAAGAGGTCACTGGTTCAAACCCAGTATCGCCCACCGGTAAGTGAATGCCGTGTCGGCGGATCCGAACATCTCTTCTTTTTTCTCGTTCTGCCAGTGTGCTCCGCGTGTCGCGCGGGCTCGGTGTGGTGAAACGCCCAACGGGACGCCCGGATCAATTACGATTCGCCTAGTCCGTTTTATGCGTATGGGGGTTTTCGTGAATGTTTCTCCGGATTCGACGAATGACAGCGCGCCTGTCGCCGACTACCAGCGGCCGCATCTGCGTCGCCTCGGCACCCTGGCCGAGCTGACCCAGGGCGGTTTCCCCGGGGTGACCGACGCGGACGGCCAGTCCGGCGTCCTGGGCTCGATCTGAGCCGACGACCCCACCAGCGGCGGTCTGCTGTGGGTGTCGACCTGTCGGTGCACCGATGAGCAGCGACCTCCGCGCGGCACCGGCACACCCGCCGCCGGAACCGTCACCGGCCGGCCCGCTCGCCGTCGGGCCGGCCGGTACGGCATCGCGGTGGGCCGGTACGGCATCGCGGTCGGCTGGTGTGGGATCGCGGTGGGCCGGTGCGGCGTCGGCGTGGGCCGGTGGCCGTACGGTGCTGACGTTGCTGCGTCGGGACCTGTCCGAGCACCGCGGTCTCGGGCCACCGTTCCTGCTCGACCTGGCCTTCGGGTTGGTCAACCTGCTGGTGTTCCGCTTCGTCTCGCAGGTGGTCACGCTGGGCCCCGACGCCGACTTCACCCGCTCGACGAGCTACTTCGACTTCGTCGCGGTGGGCATCGTCTTCCTGCTGGTGCTCCAGGCCGGCACCGTCCAGGTGGTGACCCGGCTGGCCGGCGAGCAGCGGGCCGGCACCCTGGAGTTGCTGACCGCGCAGCCGGTGCCACGGTGGGCGCTGGGCCTGGGCCTGGCCGGGTACCCGTTCGTCTTCGCCCTGCTGCGGGCCGGGCTCTACCTCGCGGTGCTCGGGACCTTCTTCGGCCTGCACATCGGGCGGGCCGACTGGGTAGGGGTGGTCGTGGTCGCAGCCCTGGGCGCGCTCTGCACCCTGCCGTTCGGGCTCGCGTTGGCCGGCCTCGCGGTGGCCTTCGGCGCCGGGGAGCCGGTGGCCCGCCTGCTGGTGGTGGCGCTGTCCTTCCTCTCCGGCACGTATTTTCCGGTCTCGGCGCTGCCGGTGGCGGTACGGGCGTTCGCCGAACCACTGCCCACCCGGATCGCCCTGGACGGGCTGCGGCACGCGTTGACCGGCGGTGGTTGGTCGACGGCGGCGCTGGCCCTGACCGGGGCTGCCGCCGTACTGCTGCCGTTGTCGGCCTGGATCTTCGACCGCGCGCTGTGGCTCGCCCGGCGCAGGGGGGTGCTCACCCGTGACTGACCTTTCTCTTGCCCGGCCCACCGCGCAGGACGTGGCCTGCGGCATCGTGCTGGGCCAGGACCCGGCGGCCGGCCCGCTCACGGCCCGGCTGTCGGCTGCCGGCCCGCCCGCTGCCGGCCCGCCCGCGGTGCGGCCCGGCCCGGTGCCGGCCCCGCTGGTCGCCCTGGAACAGGCGGTGCTGCCGGCGTTGTGCCGGCCGCCCTGCCTGGTGAGCTTCTCCGGTGGGGTGGACTCCGCACTGGTGCTGGCCATCGCCGCCCGGGTCGCCCGGCGCGAGGGGCTGCCCGATCCGGTGCCGGTGACCTGGCGGTTCACCGACGCGCCCCGGGCACAGGAGTCGGACTGGCAGGACCGGGTGATCGCCGAGCTGGGGCTGGGCCGACACTGGCGGATCCTGTCCGCCGGTGAGGACCTGGACCTGGTCGGTCCGGTCGCCGCCCGGCTGCTCGACCGGTACGGGCAGCTGCATCCGCCGAACCGGCACCTGCACCTGCCGATCATCGAGCTGGCCCGGGGCGGGGCGCTGTTGACCGGGGTGGGCGGTGACCAGATCCTGGCCGGCTGGCGGCGTCGTCCCGGCTCGCTGCGCGCCCGGTTGAGCCGGCTGCGCCACAGCGTCGGGCGGCGGGCCGCCCGGGAGCCGGACCCGTTCCCCTGGTTGCGTCCCCGGGTGGCCCGGGAGCTGCGCCGACGGTTCCGGGCCGAGCGGCGGGCCGAGCCGCACCGGTTGGCCGGGCGGGTCGCCTGGCACCTGGGCCGGCGTGACCTGACCATGACCCGGGCCAGCCTGACCGCGGTCGCCGCCGACCACGACGTGCTCGCGGTGACCCCGCTGCTGGACGAGGGGTTCGCCGTCGCCCTGGCCACCCACCGGGGCCGGTGGCGGTCCCCGTCGCGGCGGGAGCTGCTGGCCGACCTGGCCGACGCCGACCTGCCGCCGTTGGTCGTCGCGCCCCGCCGCAAGGCCACCTTCGACGAGGTGTTCTTCCGCGCCGGGACCCGGGAGTTCGTGCACGGCTGGGACGGCACCGGCGTGGACGAGACGTTGGTGGACCCAGCCGCGCTGCGTCGGGAGTGGACCGCCTGGCCGGTCTGCCCCCGCACGGCGGCCCTGGTGCACCAGGTCTGGCTGGCCTCCCGGCCGGCCGGTACGGGCCCGGCACAACCGATCATGGAGGTACCGAGGTGAACACCGAGACCACGACCCTGTACCAGGTCGACGCCGAGCGGGTGGCCTGGCGGACCGTCGGGGACGAGGCGGTGCTGCTGGACGTCCGTAACTCCGTCTACTTCGCCCTGGACAGCTGGGCGGTGTTGCTCTGGCCGCACCTGGTGACCGGGGCGACCGCCGCCGACCTGACCGCCGTGCTGGCCGCGCACGCCCCGGTCGACCCGGAGCGGGCCGCCGCCGACGTGCGCTCCTTCCTGGCCGAGCTGGACACCGCCGACCTGCTAAACCGCCACTGACCGTTCGACCGCCACTGGCTGTTCGACCGCCACTGACCACGGCCGTGCCGCTCAGCCCTCGGGGTGGCGTCGGGCCGCGCGCAGCTCCCGCAGCGCCCGGGGCAGCGCGCGGGCGTGCCGGCGGTACCGGCGCAGGTGGGCCAGGAACAGCGTGCCCGCGCCGTGCCCGGCGAGCGGGTCGGCCAGCCGGAGGCGGTCGGGGGTGGGCAGGGCGAGCGTGGCGAGTCGGCGCAGCCGCCGCCACCGGGAAAGCTCGTCGAGGTCGGCGAGGTTGATCGCGAGCGGGCTGGCCCGCTGCGCGGCGAGCTGGTACGACCGTCCGCCGGTCGCGGGCAGCCCGAGGCCGGCGGCCACCGCCGCGCCCACCGGCAGCAGCCGGAGCCCGACGGTGAAGGCGGACAGCGCCGCGCACCGCTCGGCCAGGGCGGCCGCCGCCGGCCAGACCCGCAGCGGCAGCACGTCGAGGGCACGGGCCAGGTCGGCGAGGGGCCTGGCGGAGCCGCCGGGGCTGGCCGCGTGCAGGGCGACCAGTAGGGCGCAGCCCGCCTCGTCGGGCACCAGTACGGTGCCGCCGGCCAGGGTGACCGGTTCGGCCCCGGAGTACAGCACGGTCCACAGTTCGTCGGCGTCGCCTACCCGCGCGAAACCACGGTGCAGGTCCAGCACGAACGGCACCGGGCCGGGGACCGACCAGGTCTGCTCGTGCCAGAGCCCCCACCGTCGGTGCAGGGCGGTGTCCTCCCGGGGTCGGTAGCCGGCGGCGGCGAGCGCGGTCTGCGCGGCGGCGAAGCTGGCCGGCGCGACCAACAGGTCCACGTCGCCGTAGAGGCGCTCGACGCCGAGCCGGTGGGCCAGGCCGGCGCCCTTGAGCAGCACGCTCGGCACTCCCGCCTGGCGCAGCAGGTCGCTGGTGGCCAGCGCGGCGCTGTCCAGGGCGAGGCAGCGCAGCGCCAGACCGGCGGAGGCCGCGCTGCCGCTCGCCGCGCTGCCGCTCGCCGCGCTGCCGCTCGCCGCGCTGCCGCTCGCCGCGCCGCCGCTCGCCGCGTTGGCGGTCACCGGGCCATCGGCCGGCGGGAGGGGCCCGCCGGTGCCGGCGGTCACCGGGCCGCCCCGACCGGGGTGAGGGTGGCTGTCAGCAGCCGGTGGGTGGCGTCCAGGGCGGTCCAGTCGCGGGGGCGGGTGAGTTCGTACGCGGGGACGCCGGCCAGGCCGAGCAGCCGGGTCGCGTCGGAGGGCAGCTCCGGCAGGGAACGCAGGGCGGCGAGCCGGGCCAGCAGCTCGGTCGGGCCCAGCGGCGTCAACGCCGGCCCGTCGCCCCAGCGCAGGAAGAGCCAGCCGCCCAGGGGCAGCCGGTGCGGCCCGGCGGGCAGGGCGATCCGCAGCCGGCTGCCGTCACGCACGCCGCGGGTGGGCAGCGCCACGCCGGGCACCGGCTCCCGCAGGTCCACGCAGCGCGGCCCGGCGAGCACCTGGTCACCGTCGAGGACGGCGATGTCGTCGGTGAGCACCGGTACGCCCCGGGCGGCCAGCGCCGCGAGCAGGCTGCTCTTGCCGGCGGTACGCCCACCGGGCACCACCCAGGCCCGGCCGTCGAGCCCGAACGCCCCGGCGTGGAAGGTCTCCCGCCCCGCCCAGCGGTTGCAGATCACCGCCACCGGGGCGAGGTAGGGGTGGGCCAGCACCGCCGGGTCCAGCGGCGGGCCGTAGAAGGTCGCGGTGCGCAGCCGCCGGTCCAGCTCCAGGGTGCGCCCGTCGGTGAGCGGGCGGACCACCCGGTCGGCGTCCAGCGGCACCGGCTCCGGTGCCTCGGTGTCGCGTTGCCGCACGGTCACCGGTCGGCTGCCGGCCGGCGGGTACGCGGTGGCGGTCAGCTCGGTGACCCCGTCCAGGCCCCGGATGTGCAGCCCGTAGGCGGATCTGACTGGCATGCTCGTTCCTCACCTGGCTCTCGGTGGACAGCACCGGGTGGGGGCACGTCGGCCCCCACCCGGTGGTCAGCTGGTCGGACGGGTCAGCGGGTGCTGCCCCGTACGTTGGTCAGCTGTTGGCTCTTCGCCCGCTGCGCGGCGGCCTTCTTGGCCGCCTTCTGCGTCTTCGGGGTCACCGCAGCCGTGGCGGCGAGACCCGGCGGGGTGACGGGGCCACCACCGATGGCCTCGACGTCCCAGCCGACCCAGAAGGTGCCACCCTTGTCCACCTCGAAGACGAGGGCGATGTAGACGGTCCCACCGGGCGGCAGGCCGCCCAGCGGCAGTTGCGCGGTCAGCGTGCTGGAGAGCCCGCCGCCCGGCGGATCCACCGACGGCGGGTCCAGGTCGAGGTTCTGCACGGTCACCGTCCGTCCACCGACGGTGAACGTCTCGGTGGGCGTGGTCGGGTTGACCGCCCGCAACTCCGCCGGGTTGGGCGGGGTGGGGGTGCCCGGGATGGGCGCGCCGTTGACCTGGCTGAGCGTGGAGATGCGCAGCCGGACCAGGGTCGCCGGGGTGACGCCCCGGTTGGTGATCGCGCGTCGGATGATCAGCCGCTTGGGGCTGGTCGGGGTGGCGTCGATGATCTGCTGGTTCGGGGCCGCGTTGGAGGCCTTGGTCGGGTCGAGCAGGGTGGTCTGCAGGATGTTGCTCTGCTCGAACGGCCCGAACTGGCGCAGCGGCGACGGCGAGCCGAGCGTGGACGGCACCCCGTTGACCGGTCCGATCACGTTGGCGACCAGCCGGAAGTCGGTCCGGTTGTCGCGGGTGTCCTGCGGCGTGCCGGAGACCCGCAGTCGTACCCAGGCGTTCTGGACTGTCGGCGGGCTGGTGAACGCCGGCAGCGGCGTGCCGGTGGACCAGCCGGGTGTGCTGCCGGCCGCGTCGGTGATGGTGCCGGCGGCGTCGGGCACCCGCAGCCGCAGGCCGGTGCCGCCGGTGTTAGGCACCGGCCCGAGGGTCGGCACCAGCAGGTCCGCCGGGATGGTCGGGAAGGCGACGTTGTACCGCGCCGTGCCGATCAGGTAACCGACCCGGGGGCCGATGGTGGTCGCGGTGTTCGGGATCTCGATCACCACGCCGCCGGGGGCCTCCACCTTGATCCCGGGCAGCTGCATCGGGATCGAGGTGTTGTTGTAGAGCACCACGTACTGGTCGAACTGGCTGGGCGTGTTGGCGATGCCGGACTGCCGGAACTGGTCGATGAGCAACTGCCCCGGCACCCCGTTGACCTGCACCGGCACCGTGTTGGAGACGGACTCGCCGTTGGTGATGGTGGAGTCGAAGTCCACGAAGACCTGGTTGAGGCCGAACGCGGGCAGCTTCAGGGTGAAGGTCGCCCGGTTGAAACTGACGGTCTGGGTGCCCAGGTTGACGGTGACCCCGGTGCGCTGCCGGTCGAAGATGGTCACCGTGCCCTCGGCCTCACCCGGGCCGAGGTTGGCGGTGAACGTGACCGGACTGTCGAAGTTCACCGAGCTGGCGCTGGCGGTCAGGGTGACCACCGTCTGCGGCTGGATCACGATCCGGATCTGTGTTACGTCGCTGAGCCCGGCGGCGTCGGTCACCCGCAGGTCGACGCCGAAGGTGCCGGCGGTGGTGGGTCGGCCACTGATCTCACCGGTGTTCGGGTCGATGCTCAGGCCGGGGGGCAGGACGCCGGAGGCGAGCGACCAGACGTACGGGGCCACCCCACCGACCACGGTGGGTCGCAGCGAGTAGGGCGCGTTGACCTCACCCAGCGGGACGGCGGGAATGACGATGTTCGGCGCCGGGGTGACCGAGATGGTGATCAGCCGGCTGCCGATCCGGCCGGCGCTGCCGACCACCCGGACCACGAAGGCGAAGCTGCCCGCCGTGGTCGGGATGCCGGCGATGAGGCCGGTGTTCGGGTTGAGCGTCAACCCGGGTGGCAGGGCGCCGTAGGTGATGGAGAACGTCCACGGTGCCTGTCCCCGGGAGACGTCGACGTTCTGGCTGTAGGCCACGCCGACCTCGGCGTTGTTGCCGTTCCAGAAGACCCACGGCGACTCGTTCGGGACGACCGGGTGCGACGGCGCGGACTCCGGGCCGAGGCCCTGGGAGGTCAGCGCGGCGATGGTGAAGGTGTAGGTGATCCCGGCGGTCAGACCGCCCACGGTGGCGGTCAGCGGCGAGGCCGGCACCGTCTGCGACGCCTGCTTCACCCCACCGATGTACGGGAAGATGAGGTAGTTGGTGATCGGTGAGCCGCCGTCGGAGGCCGGAGGGCTCCAGCTGATCACCGCGGTGGTGACGTCGGCGGTGACCGCCCGGATGGTCGGCGCGCTGGGCAGGGCGAGCAGCTTCGGTGGGGCGGAGCGCTTGCTGGCCGGGCCGACGCCGGCCGTGTTCTTCGCCGCCACGGTGAACGTCCAGGCACCCTTGGCCGACGGCAGGGTCAGCTTCCGGCTGGTCTGCTTGGCGTCGAAGGCCTTCGTCGCCGCCTTCCGGCCGTCGCGGTACGAGGTGACGACGTACTCGGTGATCTTGTTGCCGTTGTCCTTCGGGGCCTTCCAGGTCACCACGGCGGTGGTGCCCTTCTTGGCGGCCTTCGGCCTCGCCGGGGCGGCCGGCTTGACCGGCTTGGCCTTCTCCACCAGCGGGGCCGGCGCTGCCGCCGCCTGCGGTGGGGCGGCCTGTGGTGGGGCCGCCTGCTGCGCGGCCACCGGGGACGTGCGGCCGGGTGACCGGGCTGCGGCGTTGGTCGGGGTGGTGATCGCCGAGGCGACGAGCGAACCGGCGATCACCCCCGCTACCAGCATGCGTAAACGGGACGTTCGGGGCATCCAGTGCCTACCTCTCGGGAGCTGGGGGTGGTGGCGGTGCAGAGTCGTCGGCGGGCGGCGGCGTCGGCGCACGCCGAACTGCTCGGCCGGTGGCCGAGTCGATGTGGGGAGAAAGCGAATGATATTCGCCCAGATCGATCTAAACCTGACTCTGTTCTACCACTTTTCCCAGCTCAATGGGGGTATGGCGGGTGCCGGATTTTCATCCGACGCCGACTCCGCCCGGGACGGCCCGCCGGCCCTGACTACCGCCGGCGCACCGGCAGGTCGAGAAACTCCTCGACGTCACGGCGACCGACCGGCCACCCCGGCTGGCCGTACCCGACCCGCAGCACCATCTGCGGGGTGCCGAACCGCCCCAGCGACAACCGGAGCGCCTCCCGCGCCGCCGGCACCTCGATCGGCTGGGAGAGCAGCGACACGGCCAGCCCGGCGTCGGTGGCGGTGAGCAGCACCCGCTGCAACGCCTGCCCGGCGACAACCTGGTCGGTGGCGGTGTTCCCGGCGGCACCGAGCACCGCCACCAGCGGCTCCGGCTCGAAGTCCCGGCCGGGCGCGCGTTCCCGGACCCCGAAGGCCCGGCTGGGCAGCAGATCCTGCGGCTGCGCCACCGGCCCACCGGCGGCAGCCGGCACCCCGTCGGGGGCGGGACCGCCGCGTACCCAACCGGCCAGCTCGTCCCGGTAGGCCCGGTCCCGGTCCAGCACCCGGTGGGCGCTCTGCGCCAGCGCGGCGAAGGCGTTCACCGCGCTCACCCCGATCACCAGCTCCAGCCAACCCTGCTCGGCCCGCGCCGCCTCCACCAACCGCCAACGCGCCTCGGCCGGCACCGGATTCGGCCAGAACGGCGCCCGGTGACTGAACCGGCGGGCCACGGCCGCGTGCAGACTCCGCTGCGCCGGGGTGGGCGCCCGGGGCACGTCCGGCACCAGCCGGGCCAGCACGTCCGGCTCACCCGGGTACGGCCGCAACCGCACCCGGGCCGGGGTACCGGCCACCGCCAACGACAACCGCAGGTTGAACAGCGCCGCCCCACCGGCGATCCGCGCCGCCCAGCCCGAGGGGTCGGCCGCCGGCAACCGCCGGTCCGGATCGACCGCCACCTCGATCCCGCCCTCGCGCAGCCGGAACCGCCACGGCTGACTGTTGTGCATCGACGGCGCGCGGACCGCATCCCGGGCGGCGGCCCGCAACTGCCCGACCCCGAACCCACTCTCCATGACCCCGCCCCCTCCCGACCTACCACCCACCCTCCCCCCACCCCCCGCCCCCCGTCAGGGCCCAACGACCTGAAAGGAAGGGCCCCCTGTTAACGCTTTCGGTATAGAAGGGCCCCCTTCTCACCACCCCGATGGAGCGGGGCCGGCCTCACGCCGGGGGAGCGGGTCGGCCTCACCCCGGGGGAGTGGGGCCCATCCCGGGAGAGCGGGGCCCATCCCGGGAGAGTGGGGCCCGCCCCGGGGGAGCGGGGCACGACCACGGTCGGTGGGTGACGGGACCTTCGGCCCTGCGGCGATCCGGGGCGAGGGGGTAGAAACGAGGGATGATCCGGGTGTTCCTTCTCGACGACCACGAGGTCGTCCGCCGTGGCCTTGCCGACCTGCTCACCTCCGGTGGCGACATCGAGGTGGTGGGGGAGTCCGGGTCGGCGACGGAGGCCACCCGCCGCATCCCCGCGCTCCGGCCGGACGTGGCGATCCTCGACGCCCGGCTGCCCGACGGCAACGGCATCGACGTGTGCCGGGACGTCCGGGCCGTCGACTCGTCGATCCGGGGCCTGATCCTCACCTCCTACGAGGACGACGAGGCGCTCTTCGCCGCGATCATGGCCGGTGCCGCCGGGTACGTGCTCAAGCAGATCCGGGGCACCGACCTGGTCGACGCGGTCCGCCGGGTCGCCGCCGGGCAGTCGCTGCTCGACCCGGCGATCACCACCCGGGTGCTGGACCGCATCCGCAGCGGCGTCGAGCAGCCCCGGGAGCTGCAGTCACTGACCGAGCAGGAACGCCGGATCCTGGAGTACGTCGCCGAGGGGCTCACCAACCGGGAGATCGCCGGACGGATGTTCCTGGCCGAGAAGACCGTGAAGAACTACGTCTCCAGCGTGCTGGCCAAGCTCGGCCTGGAACGGCGTACCCAGGCCGCCGTCCTCGCCACCCGCCTGCTCGGCAAACGTCCCTGAGCTGCCCGATCACCGCCTGACCGGCGGCAGACGCCCACTGAGCTGCCCGGTCACCGCCTGACCGGCGGCAGACGCCCACTGAGCTGCCCGGTCAGGCCGACAGCGGGACGCTCCAGCGCAGGCTGGTGCCGTGCGGGGTGACCGGGTCGATGGTGAACTCGCCGCCGTGGCGGTGCGCCCGTTGCCGCAGGTTGACCAGGCCACTGCGGGCGGCGGCGGGATCCATGCCGGTGCCGTCGTCGCTGACCGTGACCGTCAACCGGCCGGCGGCCACCGACACCGCCACCGTCAGCCGGGTGCACCGCGCGTGGCGTACCGCGTTGGTGAGGGCCTCGCGCAGCACGGCGGTGAGGTCGGGTCGGACCTCGTCCGGCACGGCGCTGTCGATCGGTCCGGTCAGCTCCACGACCGGGCGGTGGCCCAGCAGCGCGGCGGCCTCCGCCACCGCCTCCCGGATCTCGGTACGCAGCGCCGCGCTCATCGGGGTACGCAGCTCGAAGATGGTCCGGCGGATGTCGCGGATGGTGGCGTCCAGGTCGTCGACGGCGGCGTTGATCCGGCTGGCCACCTCGGGGCGGGTGCTGATCGGCACGGCGCTCTGCAGGTGCAGACCGGTGGCGAAGAGCCGCTGGATCACCACGTCGTGCAGGTCCCGGGCGATGCGTTCGCGGTCCTCCAAGACCACCAGCAGCTCCCGTTCCTCCTGGCCCCGGGCCCGTTCCATGGCCAGCGCCGCCTGACCGGCGAAGCTGCCCAGCAGGGCCACGTCGTCGTCGGTGGCGCCACCGTGGTCGGGGGCGTGGGCGATCAGCAGCACCCCGTGCAGGGTGTCGGCGGCGGCCAGCGGGGAGAGCACGGCCGGGCCGGCGGCGACCGGCACCGGCCAGGGTGCCGCCTCGGCCAGGTTGGCCAGCTGCGCGTGGCGGCGTTCGGTGACCGGGCCGGCGAAGGTGGTCTCGGCGGCCGGCAACACCGCCCCGACCAGCGCGCGGGCCTGCTCGTCGGCGCCGTCGACCACCTCCACGGTGAACTGCTGGGCGTCCTCGTCGTAGAGCAGCACCACCGCCAGCTCGGCCTCGGCGACCTCCCGGGCCCGCCGGGCGACCAGGGTCAACGCGTCGGTACGCCGGACCTCGCCGAGCAGCACCGAGGTGATCTCGGCGGTGGCGGCCAGCCAGCGTTCCCGGCGGTGGGCCAGCGCGTACAGCCGGGCGTTCTCGATGGCCACCCCGGCGGCGGCGGCCAACGCCACCACGATCTCCTCGTCGTCCTCGGTGAACTCCGCCGCACCCTGCTTCTCGGCCAGGTACAGGTTGCCGAAGACCTGGTCACGGATGCGGACCGGCACGCCGAGGAAGCTGTGCATCGGCGGGTGGTGCGCCGGGAACCCGTACGACCCGGGGTGCCGGGTGATGTCCGGCATCCGCAGCGGGCGGGGCTCGTCGATGAGCAGCCCCAGCACGCCCCGGCCGTGCGGCAGGTCGCCGATCCGGGCGTGCAGCTCGGCGTCGATGCCGTGGGTGATGAAGTCGTGCAGTGACCGGTCGCCGCCGATCACCCCGAGTGCGCCGTAGCGGGCCCCGACCAGCTCACAGGCCGATCCGACGATCCGTTGCAGGGTGCTGCGCAGGTCCAGGTCGGTGCCGATGCCGACCACCGCGTCCAGCAGGGCCCGCAGCCGCTCCCGGCTGGTCACCACCTCGCCTACCCGGTCCAGCATCTCCTGGAGCAGCTCGTCGAGGCGTACCCGCGACAGCGGACTCAGCCCGAGCGAGGGGATCGTCTGGTCGTTGCCGGAACGGGGTGCGCTGGCGGCCACCCGCCGAATGCTACCGCCCACCGCCGGCTCGTCGCGGCCCGCCCGAGCGACGGCGTCGCCGGTCCGGGCCGCGTGGCGGGGCGTCGCCGGTCCGGGCCGCGTGACGGGCGACGCCGGTCCGGTTCAACGCTGCGCGTCGCGTACCGCCGAGGTGTCGACGGTCTGTTCCACGGCGAGCCGGGGGGTGTGCGGCGGCCCGGCGTGCGCCGGGTCCGCCAGACCCAACCGCAGCACCAGGTACGGGTAGCCGAGGCCGGCCAGGAGCTGACGCAGGATCTGCCGGGTGCCCGGCACCTCCACCACGCCCGACAGCGGCACCACCGACACCCCGAGCCGGGTCGCGGCCAGCCAGGCGGCCGAGAGCGCCTCACCGGCCCGCAGCCAGCTCTCCGGCTCGTCCTCATCCCCGAAGAGCAGCGCGTACGCGGCCGCCCGGTCGTGCCCCGGCCCGACCGGCAGGGTGCCGGGGCGGCCGAAGTCGCGGCCCGGCACGGTGGTCTGCGGCGCCTGGTCGGGCAGCACCTCCGGCGGCAGCCCGGCACCGGAGGTACGGCTGGTCCAGTAGGCCAGCTCCTCCCGCAGCTGCGGATCGTCGGCCTCGACCGTGCCGGCGTGCGAGGCGGTCGCCGCCAACTCCAGGACCTGGTCCCGGTCCAGCAGCTGCAACCGGGCGCCCTCCCCGGAGGCGGCCTGGACGATCTCGGTGAGCTGGTCGGCCGGCACCGGATCCGCGCTGACCGGCCGCCGGTCGGTGTGCCGGACCTGCATGCACTGCACCAGGCGCATCGCCGGCGGGTCGGCCGCGCCGCGTCGCAGGTCGGTCAGCCGGGCCAGCAGCTCCGGATCGGCCGGATCGGGGCTGCGCTGCACCACCGACGTCCAGCCCTCGGCGCGCAACGCCACCCGGGCGTGGTGCAGGGCCGCTCCGCAGCTCAACGCCAGCAGCCGCCCCTCCGGGTCGGTGGCGGCCAGTCGCCGTTGCGAGGCGGTACGCAGCTCCAGGGCGTCCGGCAGCACCCGCCACCGCCACGGCTGGGTGTTGTGCACCGACGGGGCGTGCCCGGCCATCGCGGCGGCCTCGGCGAGCGCGATGGTCAACGGGCGCTGGGTGGCCGGCGTCTGAGGGCTCATCAGTCTGTGACCTCTCCGTTTTTCTCATCGTGCCCCAGCCGGGACCTGCCGGGGGCGGGGTTGCCCATCCATGGTCGGTCGGCGGGGCCGCCGACCGACACGGGCACAGGTCCGCCCCACCCGGGCCCTTCGGCCCCGCCCGGTGTGCCGGTCCGTCGCCCGGTGTGCCGGGACGCCGTGCTGGCCTGCCCGGTGTGCCGGTTTACCGCACGCGAGGCCCGGGGCGCTGGGACGATCCGCAGGTGGGGGCCGGACCTACCGAGTGCGTGCCGCAGCGGCCGGCACGGCGCGACGACACGCCCCGGCGACGGTGGTCACGCTGGCGGCAGTGGGTGCCGCTGGCCGGGTTGACCGTGGCGGTGCTGGTCGGCGCGGCGCTGGTGCTGACCGGCCGGCGCGGGGCAGGTGACCTGCTCTGGGCCGGGGTGACGCTGGCCGCGCTG
Above is a window of Micromonospora yangpuensis DNA encoding:
- a CDS encoding response regulator; this translates as MIRVFLLDDHEVVRRGLADLLTSGGDIEVVGESGSATEATRRIPALRPDVAILDARLPDGNGIDVCRDVRAVDSSIRGLILTSYEDDEALFAAIMAGAAGYVLKQIRGTDLVDAVRRVAAGQSLLDPAITTRVLDRIRSGVEQPRELQSLTEQERRILEYVAEGLTNREIAGRMFLAEKTVKNYVSSVLAKLGLERRTQAAVLATRLLGKRP
- a CDS encoding GAF domain-containing protein; its protein translation is MLDRVGEVVTSRERLRALLDAVVGIGTDLDLRSTLQRIVGSACELVGARYGALGVIGGDRSLHDFITHGIDAELHARIGDLPHGRGVLGLLIDEPRPLRMPDITRHPGSYGFPAHHPPMHSFLGVPVRIRDQVFGNLYLAEKQGAAEFTEDDEEIVVALAAAAGVAIENARLYALAHRRERWLAATAEITSVLLGEVRRTDALTLVARRAREVAEAELAVVLLYDEDAQQFTVEVVDGADEQARALVGAVLPAAETTFAGPVTERRHAQLANLAEAAPWPVPVAAGPAVLSPLAAADTLHGVLLIAHAPDHGGATDDDVALLGSFAGQAALAMERARGQEERELLVVLEDRERIARDLHDVVIQRLFATGLHLQSAVPISTRPEVASRINAAVDDLDATIRDIRRTIFELRTPMSAALRTEIREAVAEAAALLGHRPVVELTGPIDSAVPDEVRPDLTAVLREALTNAVRHARCTRLTVAVSVAAGRLTVTVSDDGTGMDPAAARSGLVNLRQRAHRHGGEFTIDPVTPHGTSLRWSVPLSA
- a CDS encoding Acg family FMN-binding oxidoreductase gives rise to the protein MSPQTPATQRPLTIALAEAAAMAGHAPSVHNTQPWRWRVLPDALELRTASQRRLAATDPEGRLLALSCGAALHHARVALRAEGWTSVVQRSPDPADPELLARLTDLRRGAADPPAMRLVQCMQVRHTDRRPVSADPVPADQLTEIVQAASGEGARLQLLDRDQVLELAATASHAGTVEADDPQLREELAYWTSRTSGAGLPPEVLPDQAPQTTVPGRDFGRPGTLPVGPGHDRAAAYALLFGDEDEPESWLRAGEALSAAWLAATRLGVSVVPLSGVVEVPGTRQILRQLLAGLGYPYLVLRLGLADPAHAGPPHTPRLAVEQTVDTSAVRDAQR